DNA sequence from the Lycium barbarum isolate Lr01 chromosome 5, ASM1917538v2, whole genome shotgun sequence genome:
aaaaagaaaagagagcgTTTATGATAGTTATGTTGCCATTTTTGTTGAGGAAAGAGGAAGTTTTTGGTTCAATCATGTCAAAGATGAAAAGGTTGTGCAGGTATGGTACTCTCAAGTCTCAAGAAATAAAGTTGATCAAGCAAATCAAATCTTCATCATTAGGCCGATAATATAGAGGAGCGCCTGCATCCCACATCTTGATTAGAGGTCTCTAATGACACAAGGCAAGCTAAGGGTCAAAGATAGTAATTAGTAAGTAGGGATTTGGAtaatattccctccgtcccagttttaagtgtcttaatttgactAGACACAGAGTTTTAGAAATTCAAAAGTCTCTCTTTATTAAATTTATGTTTAATTTTCCTCCCGTCCCAGTTTAAGTGTCTTAAGTTGACAATTTAAATATCCTACGTGACAAGTTTCTATATTTAAATTGTCAAATAATTTTTAGACAACCAAAATATTCTCTTCATCCCTGTCATACTTTTCTTTTTGATCCGTCCCAAAAGAGTATCTCTTTCTATAtctagtaagttgacaatttaaatatcttacgtgacaagtttataaccacaagattcaaaggatatttaaattgtcaacttactagaTATAGAAATTTCTATAtctagtaagttgacaatttaaaTTTCTATTCTCTTTATTAAGTTTATGTTTAATATTCCCTCTGTCCCAGTTTAAGTGTCTTAAGTTGACAATTTAAATATCCTACGTgaagtttataaccacaagattcaaataaTATTTAAATTATCAACTTACTAGATATAGAAAGAAATACTCTTTTTGGGACGGATCAAAAAGAGAAGTATGACAGGGATGAAGAGAATATTTTGGTTGtctaaaaaattatttgaaattAAAGTTCAAGAAAAAATTTGGAAGTTAAGAAGTTATGTTTAGGTATGGATATCATTTGACAAAAAAGTTAAAAATGTATGAGAAGAAACCATTATCTTACTTGAAATATTCatcaaaaatatattttaatCTTTCACCCGTATCTCAAACACTGAAGTCTAGCATTCACAAATAATGATGTGTTAACCAGTAAAAATCGAGTGTTTTCAAATTTTAAAGTATTTAGGTCTCGTTTGGCCGTAGATTTTGGTTCCAAATTTAATATTTGGAGATTATTTTAAATAAGTGTTTGTTTATCAAATTGACGTATTATTTTAATTTCAATCTTGAAGTTTTGAAACATAGGCTTAGAGAGTTTTTTAAATTCTCACTCACATAAGTTCAACTTTATTTTTATGTCCTAATAAAACTTCAGCTttcaaatactttttttttttttacttcaagGTCAAATACTACTTGGGCAATTCCCaataatgcccttattttggggtggtctttaatttttgcccatcaaaatgaaagtatttaacttttgcccttcactTAAAACCTTAGGGTTCCGGGTTCGAATCCCTGCTcaggcaaaaattaaaaaaaaaaattagctagGCAGAGGTTGCCTACAAACTCTTCCCCATCGGGCATAGTTTGCctgcaaactatgccttaaggtagagttttgggaaggcaaaattctgtcttgcgaatccaaacctctgccttgcgaaattctttttttttttttaactgagctggggttcgaacccagaacttcggggtattaagcgaaggacaaaaatgaaagaccaccaatttgagggacaaaaattaaagaccaccccaaaagaagaacaatccgcgcaaaaaaatgatacTACTTTTTCAAATCTCAATCAAATCATATTCCAATGCCCTAAATATAACCTAAATAGCCCACACCCAACCGCttataatctatatatatattaactagAAAAATAAGCAGTAATTCCGTCCAGCTATTTGTGTAAAGATCCCCACTAAATACAAGATATTGCACGGTCGGCTCTTCAAATggacttgtctttaatttttgtccttcaaatgggctgatctttaatttttgggcAAACTACATAAATGACAAACATTTGGGCTTTAATCAAGCCACATAGCaaatgtttcaatatttacattttGTAACAACAACCCAGCTACCAACGGTTGTATACgtttttttcactgtattcattttttactttcgctgtattcatgaatacaacaatttttttttcctattttttcactgtattcatgaaaatgactatctgtattcataaattggcttgttgtattcataaatacagcgagtaaaaaatgaatacataaaaatacatatacaccaaaaattaacaaacaccatatttttcggtatgtatacaacaaatacaggcgtatacaacatagatacaccaaaaataTTAACAAAAACAGACGAAAAACACTGTATACAACATAtgtacaccaaaaaaaaaataacaaatacatttaaatattgaatacaagaaataaaattgattgtattcatttgtatacaggCGTAAATTCACTCTAGTCATTTGTATACAAAAACATCTTcgaaaaacacaaaaaatattgTATGCAGTGTATGTATAcacaaatctggaaaaaaaacttCCAAAAAATATGCATACGGTGTATGTATACACAGATCTGGAAAAAAACTTTCGGTCAAAAATTCCGATCAGATCTGTGTACACCTTCTTCTCTTTCACCTTCTTTTCTCCGTCATCATCACCGTCACCTTTAGATCTGAAAAATTCCGATCAGATCTGAGAAATTCGACGAGTTTCTGGGCATCGGCGAGGGTTAAATTGGAGATTTCATCAGCGAGGGTAACGACTTTCTCCGGGGATTCGACGGCAGCGAGAAGGCGGATGAAGGTGGCGCGGCGGTGGAGTTTGGGAGTGCGGAGAGGGATGTCTAGAGCTTTAGCGAGAAAAGGAATTGAGGTGCAGGTAGCAGTTGAGGGAAGATGTGGGAATGAGAACGGAGGGTAATGGTGGATAAGGTGCATGTAGCAGTTGAGGAAACAAGTGAAAATGGGATAGGAGGATTGAAAGTTGTGTATTTTACTTTATTAGTTACTAAATGATATTAATATACAAATGTTTGCTATGGgaagtaattaagttaaactatagctactaaatgtcaTTACCACTAGAAGTTTGTCAAGCCATGTAGTTTTCCcttaatttttgttcttcaaaATCGAATTTATGTCTATAGTGGTATAAGTTCTTTAATACCCTTTAAAAGactagcccatttgaaggacaaaaattaacgGCTAGCACAAAATAAGAACAATAGTGCAAATGACCCAACTAGATTATCTCACGGATAGTACGGTTAACATCCACTTCATGGATAGCCCAATTACCAAGTCTCATTTGAACTGTCGACCAACTTCCTACGCAATTTTCACAACTACTTCATACCCACATCATATTTTGGACAAATTACTTAAGAAAATATAACGTTCATGAATTAGGATAAAAAAGTTGTTATTCATTATAGGTAGTGAAAAAAAGGTCAAGGATTTTCCCTTTTCCCCTTAGGGAAGAAGTATTAACGCTTGTTTTGGACTAAGTTGTTGTCAGAAGCATTGAAGGTGTAGCTATTCACAAATTGGAATAAGTGTGATCCTAGTTTGAAATCCAATCAAGTAGATCAAAATTAAAATATTCTCACATTTGGGGAAAATTCTTATGTCACAATATACATCACACACACAAAACAAAAGAGAGCCATGTTTAGTATTTCCAATGCTATTGCTTGCAAACATCGTGGCATAATAATTCCCATAAATATGAATGAGTTTTGTAAAACAACATTCTTTTGAAGATCCTATCGATAAATTTCCTGGGATGTCCCTGGAGGACATATCTCATTTGAATCTAATAATCTCCAAATCCAAATACAATCTTTTAATTAGCaaacttcttttttattttaaccaGGTTATGGATCTCAAATCCAGAACAAACATAAAGCATCAAATGGGTAGAAATACTATCCATTTTCACTTTTCGACCTTATCTTTCAAAAATAGTCATTATCACGAGTTCCACATTTCACAAGTACAATTCTAAGATATTGCCAGGAAATTTCACCTATGTAATCTGAAACTCCATAATTATTGTTATTCTTCAATCAAAATGCTAAAAATGGTTATTTGTGGATTTTTCCCCCAAAATGGACGATATCATGGTTTTGGTAGAAAAATATAAATAGTCGATCACTCAAACGCTTCAACAAAAAAAAGCCTGCGAATGTATAATCCATGTATACCAGCTAAAAACACAGTATATTCGGTTGGCTATTTGCATAAAGATCACTAGTACATATCTGGCCCATGCCAAAAATCCACATTTTAATTTGGGCTCCTAATCCAATCCAAATGGGAATTCACTTAAGTCCACAAAATCTTGTAACTTCATTTTCTCACAAAACCTCAGCTAAATCCCCACATCTTGAAAGAAAAGCTTATACTTACTGATAATTGATATATATGGTGTAGTAACTGATAAACCCAACTAGATAACAAAGAACAAGACAGGCATATAGCTACTATATAGTATAACAATTACATTACACTACCTGTTCTTGAGTTTCTGTTTTAGAAATGCTTAGCCTAGGAAGTTATCCAAGGCAACCCCAATCTTGTCCCATTAACAATACTCCAATTTCACAATCCCTTCCTTTTTTTTCCAAGATTCCTCAAACCCAATTCTTTTTTACCTCAAACAAAGTGACCCATCAAAGCATTCATCATCTTGTATGGAAAAAACAAACTGGGGTGTGCATTTTTGCACTCAAAGATGAAGAAAAAAGTGGCAATAGTGTTGTAGAAATGGAGAATCTTGATGATGATGTGGATGATTTTCTTGAAGATGATGGTGATGTGGATGATGATGAGGTGATTATTCCATTAAGAAATATGAAGAAGTGGTTAGAAAACAAGCCTAGTGGATTTGGAGTAGATAAAGAGTATGATACTTCAGTTGAAGATAAGTTAATGGAAGAAATTGAGCAGAGTAAAAAAGCTCAGCTTGCTAATATCAATAAGCTCAAGAATAATCCTGTTAAAGCAAATACTACAAAAAATGTTCAGATGGATAAAGGTAAGTTCTTTTGAAAGTTTGGGTTTTGTAAATTGCTTTTACTAGGTGTTGTGAGCTTCTGCTAGACATAGGATCTGTAGGATTGTGTTTATTGGCGAAAAGATTAAATCATCTAAGAATGCAACTGAATTGATGGGAAATGGTGAACTAGTTATGTATTTGTTCATAGTTAGTTACCCTTGAGAATGAATCTTTTATCACATTAAGGGGTCATCTAGTTTCTGGTTAGGAAgtgaattattcatgtattaaaaccaGTATAacttgtaccatgtttggtagcattCTGGTTGCATGTATAAAATTCAGCATACCAACTACTGTGTTTGGTTACGAGTTTACAATTCTGCATAACTAATtgtacatgtataagttatgggGGAATCTCTGCATAAGTAAACCCTAAATAATTAATCCCTACATTACTAATACCTTCCTAACTCTAACCAGGAACCAAACGACCCCCAAGTACTTAATAAGAGCTGAGCATTATGATACCTAGAAGAATAGTCAGAATACCTATGATTTCTAATTGTTCTGACAAACTTGTAGTATTATACTTAGGAATGTAGATTCTTTTATACTAAAAATCTTATAGGAGTGTTAGAGAAAATATATAAAAGATAATTActtttctcccattttattagAGAAATCTGTCAAATTATTCAATCTCCCACCACCAAACCATCTGTGTGAGTATCTAATATAGCTTCTTACTAGAACAAGCTTTCAAGCAGTTACCCACTGAATTTATCCTTTTTACTTGTCCTCACAAACACCTAAGATATATAATTTGGAGTTATGACTATTGACTATTGAGCAATAGAATCAACTTGATGGCAGGTACAAACCCATTCTTGATGCAGAGATGTATTTTGCCATCATGTTATTCATATTGTATTTGTTATATTGGCCTTGAACAATACAGTTTGACAACTTCTCTAAAAGGTTTTGTTTAGTCAAAAATTGGCCAAGTCCATTCTACTTTAGACTCTCGGCAATTAATCCTTAAGTCAAGTTGTAAAGAAGTATCTCACGTATTCAAGTTTTTAAACCACCTAAAGTGCACAAAAGGAGAATATCCGACATAATAGTAAACAGGTAAGGAGGGTCACTAGCCAGTTGTGAAACATGCTTTCGGTAATACTTGGCATAGTTGGACCATGCCAAAATCCATTATTGAGTTCTCGCATAGCTGGAACAGACAGGGGTTAGTAGTAGATCTCTAAAGACTTGGAATACTATACCTCAGGCCATTTGGTGGATAGTCTGGGCTTGAAAAAAGTAGCAGAATTTTTTAAGGCAAAAGAGAAACATACACAGCCTTAAACAGAGATGTATTTTTTTGTTAGCTTTTTTGTGCAATCTGGTTATTGTATATGATGTAGATATGATGCCTAGAAACAGTAAAGGGATCGCATAACCTGTAATTATGCCTGTTGCATTGGCTTAGTCTAAACATTTATAGAATTTTTTATTACTTTGTCAAAAAATAGTAAAAAGACAAAGGATATCTAACATTATTCCCTTTTCAATTTCCTCCTATTTCTCTTTTAGTGTTCACTCTTAACTCTAAGCAACATCTAAATAGAACTAAAACTCTATCAGGGGTGAAATTCGGTCTATCCCTACCCTAGCAGACATTTGAGCTAGCGTTTGGAATTAAAATTATGAATGTTATGGTATCAACAGCTTTAGCTAGTTCACTGATAGGTTGTATTATTTGTAAATGCTTAGTGTAGAACAAAAGAGTTTGGAGGACAACGTAGAGACCTGCATCTGCTACTATTTTAAATCGTACTTGATATTTTGCAAATAGTGTGCTTCCTATCATGTTACTGGTGTAAGCAGTATCTCACTTAAGTTCTACAATTTCTAAAGATGCTCAGGATGGACTCCGTGTGCGCTTGGTCAATCTACCAAAGAAAATGAACGTTGATAAGGATCTACGATTGGCTTTCAAAGGAGTTCCCGGAATAGTTAACATAGTCCCAGTTGTGTCTGGGAACAAGAAGACCAGAAATCCTATTTGCAAAGGCCTGGCCTATATTGACTTCAAGTCTAAGGATGAAGCACAAAGGTAATGCTTTAGAATTGGAATTTATACCTCTTCTCTCTTGATCTTGCTCTGCCATTGCGTTGTTTGCAGCTATACGTAAGAAATAAAAGGGTGAAGCTTGTAACATGACCACTTATTTAGTATCACAACACCATGCACACTGATGGTTTTAAGAACtattttatttttggatatgattAAAATCACAGGTTAGTCAAATCTTGTGCGACTTTATACATGTAATAGGTAATTTACCTTGCAATAGCAGTTTGGTATTTGTTTGAAAAATTAGATCAGGTGCCTATTTAATCTTTACCTTTGCATTCTTTCCCTAAAACCAATGAAATGTTTGTCATTATAGATTTGTGAAAATGTTCTCTGGACAAAGTATAAGTTTTGGTAAGATTCAGAAGCCAATAAAGTGTGAGATGATAAATCCCGGATCACCCAAGTCCACAACTATACAATCAGTTGATGAAATTAAGTACGCTCCTGAACAAGAAATACCTGATCTATACGGAGACCTGGGtgatgattttgatacagatttccTTTCGGATTCAAAGGAAAACAGCTCCACTAACCACGATATTGTAGAGGTGGAGGACTTATCAGTACATACAAATGATTATGTAGAAAATTCAGAAATTTTATCTGTAGAGTCCACTTCGGGTGATAAACAGGATGTTGGAGAAGAGTCTGATTTCTCAGAACAAAAGAAAGTCCAAGctaaggagaagaagaaaaagccTAAGCGAAAGAAAGATAATGTCGCAAAATTGAATATTCCAGGATCAGCGCGCAAGTAAGCTATAAGTTCATGATATAACATACTTTTGCACATATTTTTAACCTCATTTCTTTAGTTTACTTACCAACTGCTGCAATGTCATGCAGGTTGAAAATTAAGGAGAAAGCTTTACTTACTGGTGTTTTATCCAAATATGCACAAAAAACTCCATCTTGACGAAAGAACAGAGCTAACAATGACCAGCATTTACATTTCTGTAGTTTCTCTAGCAGGGGTTATTGTTGTTTAATACACTTAATCTTCTACCAGTCATAGTCTTTGCAGTTGTTCATTTTTGAAGTTTATTTACTTCAATGTTAAGCTCAGGTTTGTTGATCTGTTGTATGTAAATGTCAGTATCTGAATCAATTTAAGGAAACAAATTGCGTGTTGATGCATAAAGTTGGCTTTTCGTTGGCTTAGAGAAGCAGGTATTACAATGCTTGATGGTTATTGCACTGTTCTTTTGGAATCGTTTGACTTGATCATATTGTGTCCCAATTTCTTCTTTCCATGAGACATTGCACCTCAGAAGTCAAAACTGAGACGTGGAATTAGTTCGTACACTTAAAATATCAATGGATGCACCATTGTTAATTTAAAGAAAATGTTGCAAGCTAGTGAACTCTTCTTACAATGCCAAAAGATTTCTTAAACTCAGTTATGTACATCTGCTGAACAAGGGGCGTAATGGATCTGCAACTTTAAAAATGCAATAGCAAAGTTTTTAAGATCAATTCATATTTCATGCATTCAACCCCAACTTTTAACAGCGTCTTAACTTTTCTGTTAAACCAACAAAACTTCTACGTTCCATTAGGGGTTCAATCTATGTGAGGCCAGAATGCTGATTACTCTAGAACAATCGAAAGTTGCAGCATCAGCTGGAATTTAATTTGCCGTAGAGCAGATTCAGCCCCAAGGTGCTATATAGCatgtcattttttttaatcaaaaatcTGACCAAAATTGTATGAAGGCAGAGGAAAGACTAagggcccgtttgacttagcttaaaaaaagcagtttataagctgaaaacagcttataagcaaaacaaaaaataagttgggctaaccccaacttatttttttgggcttattttaagcataaaatggcttataagttggtcagccaaacactcaaaaaaattgaaaacaacttattctgttttcagcaacttataagctaagccaaacgggctctaagacaTTCAACAGGCAATCAGATTCAGTTAACACACCTCAATAACATTTCAGAAAAAGGGATCTTCCTCCCTTAACCATGTTACTGTTCTTTTTCATTCTAAACAATTAGAGAGATCCGAAAATGTTGATTCAGAGGAGTGAGATCACAGGTCAGCATTAAGTGGTGAAAGCAAAGATGCATCGGCCATTCATGAAGTAGGAATTCATAGAAGGTATTATGAACAAGTTTGAGTGAAATAACAAGTAGTACTAAGAAGTAAAAGATCCAGATGATGCAGGACGATTTCCAGTAAAAGGGGATGACTACACAAGGTAGAAAATCTGGGACCTTAGCAAGATCAAGAATGTTAAGTCTGGGACTGAGTGAACGAGGGTTGAGAACTTTAGTACACAAGCTATTATAAAGGCTAAACCAATGATCCGATGATTAACATGATGCCTCCCACAATTATTCACCAACTAGGCCCCAACTTTTGTAAGAAAAAACAAGAATTCTGACACAGGAGAATAGAGCTCATGATAGACCCTTCGAAAGCATTCTGCATTTTAGTTAGCAGCTTATTTAACGCTTCTGAATTCACCAAACTTTGACTTTTGAAGGGAAAACAAGCAACCAACTAGTATCTATCACCGTGATACAGTTTGGCTGAAGACCTAATGCATCTAAACCATGCCAGACTATCCATGGATTCAGAAAGTCATTCACTTTAAGTTATTCATACAAGCAAATCAGAAGAGTttggaattgaaagagctgaaagcATTACGGGAACTCCAGGCTATACCGTTATACAAAAGAAGGAAACTGATAGTTAATATTGAGCTTGAAAACTACAAGATCAAGAAAGGTGTGACACCGAAGTTACAGGTGCACCGTGAATTGATGAAATGACATAACAAGGAATCCAAGTTTAACTTGAAGAAATTTCCTAAAAAGAGTTGATATAGGACTTAAGAAGGAAGCCAAATCAAATGAAAGAATCATTGAAACAAATAGAGAAAGAGACATTCGGGAAAAAGATTGACTCTGCTGTTAAAAGGCACATCAACTAAAGAAACATGTAGGCACATCAACTAAAGA
Encoded proteins:
- the LOC132641404 gene encoding uncharacterized protein LOC132641404, coding for MLSLGSYPRQPQSCPINNTPISQSLPFFSKIPQTQFFFTSNKVTHQSIHHLVWKKQTGVCIFALKDEEKSGNSVVEMENLDDDVDDFLEDDGDVDDDEVIIPLRNMKKWLENKPSGFGVDKEYDTSVEDKLMEEIEQSKKAQLANINKLKNNPVKANTTKNVQMDKDAQDGLRVRLVNLPKKMNVDKDLRLAFKGVPGIVNIVPVVSGNKKTRNPICKGLAYIDFKSKDEAQRFVKMFSGQSISFGKIQKPIKCEMINPGSPKSTTIQSVDEIKYAPEQEIPDLYGDLGDDFDTDFLSDSKENSSTNHDIVEVEDLSVHTNDYVENSEILSVESTSGDKQDVGEESDFSEQKKVQAKEKKKKPKRKKDNVAKLNIPGSARKLKIKEKALLTGVLSKYAQKTPS